A genomic segment from Thermococcus sp. LS1 encodes:
- a CDS encoding aspartate racemase, with translation MPERVIGILGGMGPLATAELFRRIVEKTPAKRDQEHPRIIIYNNPKIPDRTAFILGKGEDPRPELITSAKKLESWGADFIIMPCNTAHFFAEDIQRVIKVPLVSMVEATAEKIAEMGLRKVGLLATDGTVRGGVYEGPLARRGIKLVVPSEGDQRLVMKAIYEGVKGGNLEIGRELLLGVARRLEKRSEGIIAGCTEVSVALRPEDLSVPLIDPLDVIAERAVRLALGL, from the coding sequence ATGCCCGAGAGGGTCATCGGAATACTCGGCGGCATGGGGCCTTTGGCAACAGCGGAGCTCTTCAGGAGGATAGTTGAGAAAACGCCTGCCAAGAGAGACCAGGAGCATCCGAGGATAATCATCTACAACAACCCGAAGATACCTGACAGGACGGCATTCATTCTCGGGAAGGGCGAAGACCCAAGGCCGGAGCTGATAACCAGTGCCAAGAAGCTCGAAAGCTGGGGGGCTGATTTTATAATAATGCCCTGCAACACGGCGCACTTCTTTGCTGAAGACATCCAGAGGGTGATAAAGGTTCCCCTTGTCAGCATGGTGGAAGCAACTGCCGAGAAGATAGCAGAGATGGGCCTCAGGAAGGTCGGCCTTCTCGCGACCGACGGGACAGTGAGGGGCGGGGTTTACGAAGGGCCTCTTGCCAGGAGGGGGATAAAGCTGGTCGTTCCAAGCGAAGGGGACCAGAGGCTTGTTATGAAAGCCATCTACGAAGGTGTGAAGGGCGGGAACCTCGAAATAGGCAGAGAACTCCTCCTTGGGGTGGCCAGGAGGCTGGAAAAGAGGAGCGAAGGCATAATAGCCGGTTGCACGGAGGTGAGCGTGGCGCTTAGGCCCGAGGATCTGAGCGTTCCTCTTATTGACCCGCTCGATGTGATAGCGGAAAGGGCTGTGAGGCTGGCCCTCGGTTTATAA
- the corA gene encoding magnesium/cobalt transporter CorA, with protein sequence MSEEPKITVIAYSRDKFVSRKVSSLKEAVEFEKYNVVWINVDGFSIIPELKEALQLDDAPIKALTRSSIRARVMVFPDYLFLLLHQVYEMNGSLKREKIALFLKENLVITVQERPGDVFDPIRESIREGEGLFRERGADYLLFALLEAIVENYIPIIERISSRMEGLEARILSSGEESVLHRIHGIRREILFMRRTVFPLLEAFRKLQLEGARFFEGETKRCIDELHDHVLEVLEILEGQRELANSLVELYYSTLSMKTNDIIRILTVVSTVFIPLTFITGIYGMNFRYMPELGWRYGYFMTLSGMLLIAVGMLYYFKRKGWL encoded by the coding sequence ATGAGTGAGGAACCTAAGATAACCGTCATCGCGTACTCGAGGGATAAATTCGTGAGCAGGAAGGTATCGAGTCTCAAAGAGGCAGTTGAATTCGAGAAATACAACGTTGTCTGGATAAACGTTGACGGGTTTTCCATCATCCCGGAGCTCAAAGAAGCCCTACAACTCGACGATGCACCCATAAAAGCCCTTACCCGGTCGAGTATCCGTGCGAGGGTCATGGTCTTTCCCGACTACCTCTTCCTTCTCCTCCACCAGGTCTACGAGATGAACGGCAGCCTCAAGAGGGAAAAGATTGCACTATTTCTGAAGGAGAATCTCGTGATAACCGTGCAGGAGAGACCCGGAGATGTCTTCGACCCCATAAGGGAGAGCATTCGCGAAGGAGAGGGACTCTTCCGTGAGCGCGGTGCTGATTACCTTCTCTTCGCTCTCCTCGAGGCGATAGTGGAAAACTACATTCCAATAATCGAGCGCATAAGCTCCCGCATGGAGGGACTGGAGGCCAGGATACTATCTTCCGGCGAGGAGAGCGTTCTTCACAGGATACACGGTATAAGGCGGGAGATACTCTTCATGAGGCGCACTGTGTTTCCGCTTCTCGAAGCCTTCAGAAAGCTCCAGCTCGAGGGCGCGAGGTTCTTCGAGGGCGAGACCAAGAGATGTATCGACGAACTCCACGACCACGTGCTTGAAGTTCTTGAAATCCTTGAGGGACAAAGAGAGCTCGCCAATAGCCTCGTCGAGCTCTACTATTCGACTCTCTCGATGAAGACGAACGACATCATCAGAATTCTGACCGTTGTCTCAACGGTTTTCATCCCATTGACGTTCATAACGGGCATCTACGGAATGAACTTCCGCTACATGCCCGAGCTGGGGTGGCGCTACGGCTACTTCATGACACTATCCGGCATGCTGCTCATTGCCGTCGGGATGCTCTACTACTTCAAAAGAAAGGGGTGGTTATAA
- a CDS encoding MBL fold metallo-hydrolase produces MKIYTLVEDYSGYESPFLAQHGVSFLIEKNGKRILFDVGQSAEPILHNMHLLNLEPSSIDYVFLSHCHYDHTGGLLGMLKAIGKRVPIIAHPSIFRRHFITKPYLRDVGVPFRREEVEELAELYLTAEPLEIIEGVYSTGEIRDRGDFERVSLEVYTLQDGRVVRDELLDDMSIVLKTSKGLVIVSGCSHAGIVSIVKHAVRLTGEEQVRAVIGGFHLIDASDERIEKTVKAFLELGVKEVYTGHCTGLKAEAAFLEAYGRKFHKLHSGMVIEL; encoded by the coding sequence ATGAAAATCTACACCCTCGTCGAGGACTACTCCGGCTACGAGAGCCCCTTCCTGGCGCAGCACGGTGTGAGCTTTCTCATCGAAAAAAACGGGAAAAGAATCCTCTTCGACGTCGGCCAGAGTGCCGAGCCGATACTTCACAACATGCACCTCCTGAATCTCGAACCTTCAAGCATCGACTATGTCTTCCTCTCCCACTGCCACTACGACCACACCGGTGGGCTTTTGGGAATGCTAAAGGCCATAGGGAAGAGAGTTCCAATAATAGCACACCCAAGCATCTTCAGGAGGCACTTCATCACAAAACCCTACCTGAGAGATGTCGGCGTTCCATTCCGGAGGGAAGAAGTCGAGGAGCTCGCAGAGCTCTATCTTACGGCCGAACCGCTTGAGATAATAGAAGGGGTTTATTCAACGGGCGAAATCAGGGATAGGGGGGACTTTGAACGGGTAAGCCTCGAAGTTTACACCCTACAAGACGGCCGTGTTGTAAGGGACGAGCTGCTCGACGACATGAGCATCGTCCTCAAAACGTCCAAAGGTCTGGTGATCGTCAGCGGTTGCTCCCATGCCGGGATAGTGAGCATCGTGAAGCACGCGGTAAGGCTGACCGGCGAAGAACAGGTGAGGGCAGTTATCGGAGGCTTTCATCTCATTGATGCGAGCGATGAGAGGATAGAGAAAACGGTAAAGGCCTTCCTTGAGCTGGGCGTGAAGGAGGTTTACACCGGCCACTGCACGGGACTAAAGGCAGAGGCAGCTTTTCTGGAGGCCTACGGCAGGAAATTTCACAAGCTCCACTCGGGAATGGTGATTGAACTCTGA